ACACGCCGGCACGTAGGGGGGCGACGGGCAGGCATCGCCCCGGGTGCGGGGCACGGCGATCGCCTTCCGGTCGCCCGATCACCGCGCGCGTGCGTGCTGCGCCAGGATCTTGCGCAGCTGGTCGACGAACCGCAGGGACTCCTCGTGCGGGCGCTGCCAGACGTTTCGCCCGAAGATCAGCCCGGTCGCCCCGGCATCCATCGATCGAGTGGCCTTCTCGAGCATCGCCTCGTCGCCTTGCCGGCTCCCGCCGGATACGAGCACCAGCGTGTTGTTGGCCGAGCGCACCACCGCGTCGATCGCGGCCTGGGCGGAGAAACTCGCCCGGTAGACCTCCGGGACGTCGGCGATCTTGTCCGGGTGCGGGAAGTTGACCTTGACGACGTCGGCGCCGAGTTCGCTTGCAACGCGCGCGGCGTAGTCGACCGCGTAGAACGAGTCGCGGCCGCCCTTCGCCTCGATCGCCTCGCCGCGGGGATACGCCCAGACGATCAAGGGCATACCGAGGCGTTGCGCGTCGGCGCGTACGGTTCGGTACTGCTCGAAGTCGGTCACCTGTTCGGGCGTGCCGACGTAGAGCGTGTACCCGACCGCGTCGGCGCCGAGCCGGACAGCGTCCTCGACCGTGGCGTGCACCGGCGAGAGGGCGCGGGCATCGGACGGGATATCGGTCTTGCCGTTCAGCTTCAAGATCAGCGGTACCTCGCCGGCGAAGTCCCAGAACAGCTTCTCGGCAAACCCGATCTGCGTGACGATGCCGTTGAAGCCGCCCTCGACAGCGAGCTTGAGGATGTAGCTCGGGTCGGACGCCGCAGGGTTGGCGAAGAAGTCGCGTGGACCGTGCTCGAGTCCTTGGTCATAGGGCAGGAACAGTGCCGTGCCGTTACCCAAGCCGTGCCCGAACAGCAGCCGGTGCAGGCGAGCCCGCTTGCCGGCGTTGAGTCCGAGTTCGCGTAGCGCATGCGGTGTGGACGTCATCGTCTCGATCTCCTCCACGAGTCGGCAGCACTGCTGCATGGCACAACGCTCCCGCGACCGGGCGACCGCGATTAGATCCGTCCCGCCCGAAACGCGTAGGACCTAAGGCCACGCGCCACGGCGGAGCTCACCGCGATCGTCGCGTCTGAGCCTGCGAAGTCGAGCGTGACATCGGTGCCGGGCCGTTGGTCCGAGCCGCCGGGCAGGGACCGAGGTCCGACGTCGAGTCGAACGTCGGTCGGTGG
This genomic stretch from Jatrophihabitans cynanchi harbors:
- a CDS encoding class I fructose-bisphosphate aldolase; the protein is MTSTPHALRELGLNAGKRARLHRLLFGHGLGNGTALFLPYDQGLEHGPRDFFANPAASDPSYILKLAVEGGFNGIVTQIGFAEKLFWDFAGEVPLILKLNGKTDIPSDARALSPVHATVEDAVRLGADAVGYTLYVGTPEQVTDFEQYRTVRADAQRLGMPLIVWAYPRGEAIEAKGGRDSFYAVDYAARVASELGADVVKVNFPHPDKIADVPEVYRASFSAQAAIDAVVRSANNTLVLVSGGSRQGDEAMLEKATRSMDAGATGLIFGRNVWQRPHEESLRFVDQLRKILAQHARAR